CTCGTATGATGTTTCGTATTCGACTCCAGTTTCATTGCAGGAATTATCTGTGATCGCTGTTGGGCTGGAATTGTGGCGTTCTGAAATTAATGAATATCGcaaaagacaaaaattgaaggaatttcaTGATTCAGACAAAATACCAGCCTCATTAAGAAGTAGACTCCCTGAATTACCATCCGTGATATATGATGTGATCGTTAAATATATCGCCAGACTTGGGATTTCGATCCGGGATTGGCTTCGGGAGCATTCTAGAAcagtattttattttgatgaaagttATCAAAGTTGTGTTTTGGAATACTTCGATGACTTCGTTGGCAATTACAACGGAAGTATCGATTTTGTAAAGACATCCGAACGTATGATGCATTGTGATAGTTTAGATGACGTTTTGAAATTCATCGTAGcttgtagatattttttggaaGATCACGTGAGACGAATATGGCCATCAGTACAGGAAAAGATGGATTTGAGAGATATTGATTTGAATTTCTATTGGAATCCGCTGTTGTATTACTGGATGTATCGTCTTAACAATCAGTTGAATAAGATACCAACTGACGATTATGACACGGTTGACGAAGTGATGCTTGAAGAGTGTATTCGCACGTCTCATAACACATTAgcaatgaattatttttggaatcgtgtGCCGTACGAAAGCCGAATACGAATAGTTATCGATCTTTTTCCATATAGTAGAACAGAATGTTTCGCGCGATCCATCTTACCGAGACTGGACCTGAACGATCAACAAGTGATAGAATTCGTCGAAGAGAACggtgaaaaattgattgcagAACTGCTGGATCGTTCTTATCATGATGAAAGGCTCATCGTTCAAACTTGGATGTGTATAAGAAATAATATGAATGGTATCGCTTTCGCTGAGCTTATTGTAGACATGTTGCATCTGAGAGATGACATTCGCTATGTATTCATTGGTCATCCGGAAGTTGAGCATTGGTTGCATATGTGTTGCATAATATGGGATAGTGCGCCGTATCATTTAAAGAGATCAGCGATCATAAAAATTTCTTCCGATTTAGAATCAGACGCATGCCCAAAAAATGATAGTATTCATGCTGCCTCTTCCGAGTTTCTTTTGTATATTCTTCCACATTTTACTTTGGAAGAAAAACAGTCGTTTTGGCGTAACTGCTGGAAGAGTTTGATTCGAACCAAAAGTACGCGCGATTTGCAACGAATAATGGAGAAATGTTTAGCACGCGAGGATGACATGATGAAGTTTAAGGTAAACGTTATCGCTGATAGTGAATTTTTGCAGATCCGTTGTGTCACATTATTGTCTAGTGCAAATTTCCACGAATTGAACGCTTTGGTCAATTTTAGTTATCCTTATAGTGCAGaaagtgcaaaaaatttgaaacgacGCACCTTGCTGTCGAGTTTAATAAGCGACGATTTCTATTTAGACTATGAACATGTAGTTCGTTGCGAAGAATTCGATACGTTTATTAATAAAGCTTTTGACAGCGTCGATCTCGCCAACGATTTTAAACATCAACTGGTGTCATCTTCTAATAATCTGAGTCGTGTGTTAGACCGTGTTCGACTGCCAGAATTTTCCTACGAAGCATTGAGGAAGTTTATTGAAACATTTGTTtcaacagaacaaattttacaaCTGGTGAAATCCTCTTACATTGATTATTTGAAGGAGGCTGCTATTTGTCGTAGCTATATCATTAAAAATGCTAATTCCAAACCTTTCTTCGACCAGTTTTTGCTTTGGTGCCTCGGAAGTAATCAGCTAGTTATGGAATTTAGGCAAACTTATATTACACCTTACCTCTAAAGCATTTGAGTATAAACGCAAGTAAAAAGATTAACAGTTTTAGTTTTATTGTTGATTATAACTTtccttttcaattatttatgtagtttacccgttttcttttctttatcgttataattatcaatttatcatatTATGTAAGTAAGTTGAAGTTTATTTAAGTGTTCATCTCGAAATAAAAGTTTTATAAAGCTCTTTGTCTCTCATTTTATAATAAACAAATTCCACATTTGAGGCCTCGAAAACCCAAAAAGAAAGagacaaattttcataagtcatatgaatattgtattaattattggaataaaaattgGTCGTTTTTCTTCCACATCAATCcgcaaattttcattcgatattACCCCCTTTTCAATACATAGAAATAACGTCTACTTGAGAAATGGCGCCCAACATGATACCTGCCCCGGGCTCGTATCGGCTCTgctatttttccatcattttttcggTGATCGAagcgaaaaattctacaaaaatcatccatcaaagttgaatttcaaaccaACATATGAAAATTTGGTCTCATgtaaaagtcatcaaaaaagcgatatttttcaagtttttcgattttgcgGACATCTCGAAAAAGAATATTATCAAAATCGTTCCAATAGTCTAATCATTTCTTCAAGAAAATTTTGTCAGCGTTATATTTACTGATCATAAAAGTCTGTGACGGTTCTCTTCTCCCCCCTCTCGTTATGTTGAAATTATACAACGGAAAACCGAGTGTGAATCCAGGAATCGCCACcaagaaaaactgaatttcatcgtGTGACATTtcgttttttgataaatttttaaaacttcaaaataaacgttctttacctaaaaaaaataatgatgttttgaGGAATTGGTGTGTTTGAAACGTTGCGGAGCCTCCTgcgaatttgagaatttttcagttttggaagaATCGTCGTAAGCGAGAGAAAAAGGGTAAAAATTCTGTACCTGTGAATTTGATTTAAACGTCATCGtgatttttgcaaactttttccaaaaaatcctccTCTTTGAAGACCAATACGTCTCCTCTAGGGGCACCTCTGAAACTGAAATTCTTttcgagtgattttcaactcagaatgaaTATTCCCATTTAAATGAATGGATATCCGAAATCATCCAGTGTTTGAGGATCACCTggaccccctgccgatcctccggaacaacttttttcttaaaggaggagtcctgaggaacatttctagctcttgtcctcgaaaaaaatgaccctacttacataatggcggctattttgattgataggtcagccgaaatcgcagattttgggtTCCAACAtggactcgcacgaaatttctcaaaccttacaaacgtagatagaaagatcaggcaaaaattcatcacctgtcaaaatttcaagtgctaaagtgcctttttcgatttttggtgaatttttgaaaatcaaatgtaggccaaaaatgagggaaaaaatcaaaattctaccaaattaaccaagaaagctgaaatttggaatataccctattttcggcatgccaaatcgattggaaactgtttcaacctgttttgagcagttctggagtctccggcagatttttgaaactcggaattcccataaaatttcatcgagcGGAGATATAAATTCGAAATAtaatctgcaaactaatttcaatacgctacgaagccaactgcaggtggatttcaattcgttttggagcatccagcgatttttttgaaaagtactggagcctccagtggatttttgaaacttgaaatttctcaaaatttcatcaaacggagatggaaagccgaaatttactctgcaaactaatttcaattcgctacgaagtcaactgcaggtagatttctagtcgttttggagcctccagtggatttttgaaacttgaaatttctccaaaatttcatcaaacagagatggaaagccgaaattaactctgcaaactaatttcaattcgctacgaagtcaactgcagatagatttcaagtcgttttggagcctccagcgactttttgaaaatcactggagcctccagtagatttttgaaacgaaatttcatcaagcggagatggaaagccgaaatttacttcgcaatctaatttcaatacgacctgaagtcgactacatggtggtttcaattagttttgaagcttctagctactttttaaatttcaattttccaaaaaacgccatacaacctttcaaaaagttgctggaggctccaaaacgacttgtaatccaccagcagtcgacttcgtagcgtgttggaattagtttgcagaatgaatttcggctctcCTTCtccatttgaatgaaattttgggagattTCAAGTATTACTGTGCAGAGTAATGTTTGGCCTTCCATCTACGTTTGATGAAATGtcttcagtttcaaaaatctactggaggctccagtaattttcaaaaagtcgctggtggctccaaaacgacttgaaatctacccaCACTTGACTTcttatcgtattgaaattagtttgctgagtaaattttggctttctatctccgcttgatgaaattttgtgggaaattcGAGTTTCCGAAATCTgcgggaggctccagaactgctcaaaacaggttgaaacagtctccaaccgatttggcatgccgaaaatagggtatattccaaatttcagccttcttggtcaatttggtaaaattttgattttttccctcatttttggcctagatttcatttacaaaaattcaccaaaaatctaaaaacgcacttttaggacttgaaattttgacaagtgatgaatttttgcctgatctttcgatctacacgtttgtacggtttgaaaaatttcgtgcaagtccgagtttttttcaagttgttgaTGGGAATTTTCTGACATTAATATTCGCAATCGACCTTCtcatttatgtacctacagtTGAGTTTCTCACACCTGCGCcattaaccctttcggctacgagacaaactgacggataaaattcgaagtgctttaaactgagtaaggccggttgctgcctagaactcaaaatttgctagaaatcgcacattcagaaaatattcatgtcacaaatggcaataaaccttaaattgtctattattccatttatgacaccgaatagcattataaatcaaaatcaagccttctgaggcatctgatatttcaagatgaaagtattggtaacaagcatttttgaaaatagaaaaaaagatgaactaaaatgaaattaatttgagtaaaaaaaagaaattattgaagaaaaacaaggcttGCGACTTCAGAtaattattcaaactgcaaatgtttgaaggtgtttgcttgtgggaggattaaaattgatggaaaaatctttgtgttatagagagcatttttcaaacttttgaaaacctatgtcacaattcaacgctaattttcaatgaaattctgaaaaatatgtttcattttcatcttctgacacatacatctctcttgagataatttgcttgggtgagtaggttgcctcagaagatgactgggtaaacttttgcaagcatttgaattttatgatggatactgaaaatctgaaattactttatgtacataatttatcaattttaaaacttgcgAATTTGAATTATCGAGTCGAATGCTCGTCTCTTCTTCTTGCTCGTAGATTGTACGATAAAACGACATTTTCCGCCAATAAATTTCTAATCGCATACTTTGTTTTGTTATTGTTTCAGTTGTGACCGAATTTACATCGGATCTGAATATTGATTTACGTTTTCGTCCAGTTTTCCTACGTCGATAATTCTCGCTGCTTGTTTCCAGAACGGTAAGTGCTGTTTGATTGTATACGCGAAAATTATGCACATGAAAGCTCAAATTACGTACGAATGGAATGACATCgagctgtatttttttttgctgatttttcgCTTATTTAAAAGGTGGTGGGTATTGGGTAAGGTAGAAATGGCGCATCGAGTTTTTATTTCTTTGCCATCGTGTTCGAAAGGATCACTCGCAACAAATGTAcgtagaaaaatctaaaaaaaaagctttagtTCTCGTGTTTGAACTTAATCACTGAAGTTATAAAGAAGATCAAACGTGTCTAGAATTTTCACTTGTGTATTTGCAAGTAACTCGAATATGATGTTACAATTATTTATATGTAAATAGTATGAGACAGAAGCAGTGCTTCTGTAGATTTTGTCATCGTAATTCCATATAATTTGATACTGTGTCTTATATGTACTTGATGCTGCCTACGTAATTGAAGAAAGTTGACCTCAAATAAGGCCGTGGAAAAGGgaaggtttgaatttttatgagtttgatgtacctacttattgctaTGAAAAGCGAAGAGCTATTATACAAATTTGTGTTGGTGATGATAGCAGTGCTCTTGTAGATTTTGTCATCGGATTCCATATTATTTGATACTGTGTCTTATATTTGATGCATGATGCTGCCTGCGTAATTGAACATAGTTGGTTGACCTCAAAAGAGGCCGTGGAAAAGGGAAGGTTTGAATTTTATCATGAAATTGATGTATCATGAAAAACGACGAGCTATGATACGTACAAGTTTGTGTTGGTGATTTACGATTGTGTTCTCATTTAGAACACGTTTTACAGACATGAAATTTgaagtgatgttttttttcgtttgtttgtgTTTGTTTATGAAATCATGTGAAaatgttcttcaaaaatttagttcAATAATTATGTAATAGATCAGTTGAACGTTCAAAAAGTGTTTCCAATCAATAGTTTATTGAGTGATAAAATGATTGATCAGCGATACTGATAATAATGAGCTTTTGCTGTTGAAGTCGTAATTGGTAAATTgcaggtaggtaattttaatcgTCTTCTTTCAtacttacaaaaattcatcacctttctgtcaaaatcaggaaaaaattgaatatatttgTGGCTAAAGTTTCCTGCATCTTTAACAACATAAGGGTGTTGCCGGTAGCTCCACCCTCCCCTTAacgttgtaaaaaattcaaaaaaaaagagaaaacaattcaatttatgaatttctCCTCGGCCCTCCAAAGCATATTAGCCCCCTTGTCCTGGAGCCCCTAAGCGTagaaaaaatcaggaatttttttcaacttttgagaaaattgccttcaaagttttttttctgaaaaaagctgaaatttcacgtaatccgaaaaccttcatacctaaaattgaagattattgtttctgatgtcaaatattactacccacctgcaatagcgatttttttttactcaatattttcatgtttatgagtattttaagcctgaaaaacaatgattaataaatttaaatttttcataaaaattcattactcagttcaaaagcagaaaaaaaatgattaaattacattttctgtcaaaattcaacttgtaaaaataaaaatcatgaaaaaaaattttcaataagtttcTTCCCCGGCGGGATTCGAACCCAGATATCCTGCTCCGCAATCCGTTATCAGTGTCATACGGCTAACTAACGCTGCACCAAcgtaaaatgtgtttttgaatggtatacatgttgccactggcaactaggtgcagtataatttgtagggtatttttttggaagcgaatttactgctaaaaagcaaaaacgaccaaatgggccctttatagaaaaactttagttccgtttttctctgcttggggcgcacctgtggccttgatacttcgacacgagatagtcggatatgttctacatcgaaatccatcaaaacctggattttcgattttttcaactgtttcacttaaaacacaattatctcgataaataaaaacgaccaaatgggccctttacctacggaatgacacaaatacattttttcgaattcagcAAATAAACAGAGTATCTAACTGGGGtaataaaaatagtaaaataagtagtgattttgaaaatcgttagTAAACGTAGGTggtgatttctgaaaaaagtagtgaaaatttggaaataataattttcgacTTTCGTCTGGAACTCTTTCCATTTAACTTCTCGatctttaaattttccaaaaatttcgccCTGGCTTCGCTCGGCcatcatttcttctttttcagattgaaaatggggcttttgattcaaatttctaaaatatcgaaaatcccccctccccccgcaaAAAAAGACTTTTCTCATGAAAATAACGTCGCTCGTTTCACTTCTCGAATTCCacatttttgatagtttttggCTCGCTGTGCTCaggataattttattttattttcaagaagttaaatttctaaaaaattattgttccaataaaaaatgtcagtgctgaaaaaaataaacttatcacatcaaaaatgatcttaaataattttttgaattattaatatttgagagcttttgccctcgcttcgaggtttttttcctacaattattcgaaaaaaactgtttaaattcagaaaatatcaGTGACTTGCAAAATTGATTTCCCGCGTAAAAAATAATATCCATTTTGAGTTTTCgattaatgaattttaaataatttttccattcacttcgaccaatttttttttcttgttcaaaattgaaatttatttaaaaaataataattttcaaatttaaaacatgCCAGTGgcaacaaaatcaacttctggcatcaaaaattaataattttgtcgAGTTgggtattttgttttttgaatttgtataaattttggagagctttttccctcgcttcgttACGTGTTCTcgattgctttgaaattttgaaatatcacaTCAGTGTTcgcaggcctttttttgtatttccttccgAAGGGGGACGCTGAAtgaattgaagttgcaagtccctaattttcatacgCCCCCTTCCCCCACCtctgtattttgagaaaaaatcgaaatacctaaattacatttattttttattgtttaaactaatatttttggaaataggtataaaaaattaactttcgTTTCAATTTAAGTACACAGCTATAAGTACCTTTATACCTACTAAGAACTAAGGCACAAACTTGAATGCTGAATTTTAGATTTAgagcaatttccaaatttttatctcATCGTAATTctgataattcaaattttttttgaaaaagttaccaaaattcatttacctaatttttcattttatatggcaatttttcgatattttaaacTTTCCTTTGGAGAGACTGCGTCCCCCTGCGctcccccacaaaaaaagcccCGAGTGTTCGAAGGTTACATTCTCCAAATTAcaccaaaaaagttgaagaagttgttttttttcgaagaagggggggggggggtggatggtttggaaacattttttcaaaatgttagtAATTTTTGTCTGAGgaattccgttttttttttctggtcaatAATTTCGTGTAAATAATGtgttaaaatcataaaatttggcatttttaacaattttttttttttttttttttttttaattttaccttttttttttttaattttaccaagttgtaaaaatgataaaacttgCTGTTTGTTGtatagtcaatttttcaaaaaattttgaaaattttcactcaggTCGTCagttggtatttttatttattgtattGATTTATCTATAGATGGTTTTTATTTGCTgtttaaaagttgataaattattAACTTTGCcaacttttaccaaaaaagacgaatttgtcaaatttttcagctttttagatGCTTAGGGGAAAGACAAGCTGCCCTCTGGGCCCCTTTGTTTCGTCCCTGCCCCTTACGATGACGAGCTATGATACAAGTTTGTGTTGGTGATGAtaatttgaagtgattttttctgttttgtttgtttataaaatcttgtgagaatttttttttgaaaagtttagtTTAAGCGATAGAACAGTTGAACGATCTAAAAGTGTTTCTAATTTATGGTGTATTGAGTGATTGAATAATTCATCAGTGATTAGACCCGTTCGCGTACGAGTGTTGTGTGAATATAGTGGGTGTCTAAGCATTGTTTTTCTTATGCAAAAGTTGTCCGGTGAACCCGGTGAACCCTCAcacaacaaaagaaaaaaccctTCGACTACGAAATATTAGTTAAATTCACGCTGTACCCGTACGCTTATTAAAACCGAATATCTCACCATGAACCGGTCTATTAATAATGTGCTATTACTGTTTATTATAAtgtatttgaagagtgatattccaaaactcgctttgtccattttcacaacttttcaggaaagaggaaaaacagtttccctttaaacgggtaaattggctttttagacgagtttagcactttatttgggcggatttatgatgtaggagtgtaggtatacacttcatccactaaatactgctgaaaaaaatttcaataaaaatggataaagtgcgttttggaacattatttttttttttaatttttagtgaattggctatttaggtgagtttaacacctcattttggtaggttgatgatgtaggaatgtgagttaatacttcatctaccaggtactgctgaaaacccaactttgataaaaatggacaaagcgagttttggaatatcactcttcatttgtgataagtaaattactggtaggtaattttaatcatcttttttcatacaaaaattaatcaactttttctcaaaataccaaaaaaaaattaaaattgaaaatatctatTACTACTAAAGCTCGTTGCATCTTCATCAACGCGTACACAATCGTAATCCATCCACACCACGCTTTGCAGTATTTAGGAATCAGATAAACAAATATTTACAAGTTGGTTTTTAGATAAATATAAGACCACGACCACGACCATCGCGGCGCACAAGTACTCgtacctccccctccccctcccccatgtACAAAAAATACTCTCAAAGGGGTCCCCGAGGAAATACGATATACATACACTAACGAGCACACctcaaaataaaagaaaacataGAAGCCTGCGCCTTGTATTAGTATTAGTGTATATGGAAAACAGTAGCACAGCAATCGGCACGGTTATCTTTTTTCTCTGCGGTACGTAATCCTTCATCATCATCTCCATCTCCATCTCCAAAGTCGgtaatatgtttttaaaaatattttacaaacgtCCAGCGAACGTCGGCTTCTTTCATTACGTCATCGATCGTAGCAACAATAAcgattggcgaatttttaatgAGCATATTCGCACGTGGCCGATACAATAGTTAGTTACTAGTTAGGTTTAAGACACGTGCGTATATACGTAGGCTTTTTGTAGCCTATGTACTGTTTCTTTGGTTTCAACAAATGCCGCGAAAGCGAAAAGATGGCCGACTCGAATACTTTAATCTATATTATTATACTCGTGTATCGTGTGTACGTAATGTAAGTTAATCCTTATATACGTAGTTACatttatatgtactcgtatttgttgtAGAATTATTAAGCAATCCCTTAAAAATACGAATATCCAAATTGTAATACAATTTCCAGTTGGGTAAATAAATACGTTAgatagatgatttttttcctccgcCATTCATGGTTGAAAACTCGAGTCGAGTCGACTATAAGAAATTAACGCGAAGTAAGATGGGGGTAAGTTGGCGATAgagattttcacattttatacgTAAAATCTAATCGAGGATTCGAGGCAGATGTATAAGTTTTTGACTCGGGCTACGATAATATTTACCGGACGTGGCGAAATGACATTTTGACCAGATAAAACGCCTTCGACTCGATCGTTTCTAAACGCATTGGGAATTAAATCATTGTTTTGATAATGCCTGAGCAATCGAACTCAAACTGTGATGTAACAATAACCTAACAATTTGGTCATCGTGTATGTAGGTACTGGTCACTCCCTACATCTGTTCGACTGGACCCACTTGAAGTATTCCCTTCGCCCCTTTTTATCGcacacacacgcacacacgCGATCTGGTCAGAGGTACaataaaatcgtaattttttcacaataactTATAGGCGAACacttatacatattattatataaTTTTATGCTTTGTGTACGCTTGTAAAGTATTCCGTTCGGTATCAAGTGCCGGACCGGACGACATTTATGGACCGCTTATAATATCATATCGGCGACGATATGTTTATTTAATCGGAGTCGGACACCCGTCGCGAGACCGAGACCTAACTGCgagttaaaaaattaatttcgcaTTATCACGTTCCGCCAGAATTAACTTCATCAGCTACTCGTACACTTACCCTCCACTGTCCCGGAAGGGTTTCGCCGACTCATTCAGGGATACACAGAATACAGATACCGAAGCAAAGTGCGAGCACATGTGCACCTTGTGTGGTGGTGATGTATCGAAACCCTATCGACGGATATGTCAATCGTTTACCACGGTGATCGATTAGCCTCGATCATTTAGCCGCATTGTTCCGGGCTTTTGTACCGATGGTGCTTGGTTTAAGGGCTGGCGCTGCTGTGTCGTTGTAACAGTTttacaaggttttttttttttaggtaggtgaCCCGTATTCGACAACAactgttaatttttcatttcctaatTCGCGAAACGTCTATAGAGTGTGTGTCGAGTCATTCTGGACCGTTCGCAGTTTTTTTTGTAGAAGAGATTTTTTTGCGGAGATGAGGGTTTTTTGGAAAGGTCTGACTGGAATGATGGAGGAAGAATACGTGTTGTGGTATGGTAAGCCCGAGAGACAGAGCTTCGTTTCACATCGAGGGGTGGGGAAaggaaaaatatgtacttgctTTGATGATATCAAGTgccaaaacttggaaaaatgaaaaaattac
This region of Planococcus citri chromosome 5, ihPlaCitr1.1, whole genome shotgun sequence genomic DNA includes:
- the LOC135847735 gene encoding uncharacterized protein LOC135847735 isoform X3, which translates into the protein MAEKTSNSYDVSYSTPVSLQELSVIAVGLELWRSEINEYRKRQKLKEFHDSDKIPASLRSRLPELPSVIYDVIVKYIARLGISIRDWLREHSRTVFYFDESYQSCVLEYFDDFVGNYNGSIDFVKTSERMMHCDSLDDVLKFIVACRYFLEDHVRRIWPSVQEKMDLRDIDLNFYWNPLLYYWMYRLNNQLNKIPTDDYDTVDEVMLEECIRTSHNTLAMNYFWNRVPYESRIRIVIDLFPYSRTECFARSILPRLDLNDQQVIEFVEENGEKLIAELLDRSYHDERLIVQTWMCIRNNMNGIAFAELIVDMLHLRDDIRYVFIGHPEVEHWLHMCCIIWDSAPYHLKRSAIIKISSDLESDACPKNDSIHAASSEFLLYILPHFTLEEKQSFWRNCWKSLIRTKSTRDLQRIMEKCLAREDDMMKFKVNVIADSEFLQIRCVTLLSSANFHELNALVNFSYPYSAESAKNLKRRTLLSSLISDDFYLDYEHVVRCEEFDTFINKAFDSVDLANDFKHQLVSSSNNLSRVLDRVRLPEFSYEALRKFIETFVSTEQILQLVKSSYIDYLKEAAICRSYIIKNANSKPFFDQFLLWCLGSNQLVMEFRQTYITPYL